From one Acidobacteriota bacterium genomic stretch:
- a CDS encoding polynucleotide adenylyltransferase yields the protein MNPGDEPLRDGHLGLALDIAQRVQAAGGRALIVGGWVRDRLLGRPSKDIDLEVYGLSAGELRALLERVGRVDAVGESFTVFKVGGVDVSLPRRESKVGRGHRGFEVVGDPSLPPEEAARRRDFTINAIAWDPLRDEHLDPFGGRDDLAGRRLRAVDPRTFGDDSLRVLRAVQFAARFDLVIDPDTERLCRGIPLDDLPAERIWGEVEKLLLEAERPSRGLALADRLCVVDALWPELAALKGCEQEPEWHPEGDVWVHTLLVVDCARERLDGLSRPERVTMMLGAVAHDLGKPATTAFIDGRIRSPGHEDAGLEPATRWLDALNVHTMEGYDVRRQVLGLVAHHLKPGAWHKAGRVSDGAFRRLALKVDLELLARLAEADCFGRSGTFDCSAMPWFLDRARALGVEHRAPAPILMGRHVLALGIAPGPTVGRILSAVYERQLDGEVRTLDEAINAARRLIDDTRRA from the coding sequence ATGAACCCAGGCGACGAGCCGCTCCGCGACGGGCACCTCGGTCTCGCCCTGGACATCGCCCAACGCGTCCAGGCAGCCGGCGGCCGCGCGCTGATCGTCGGCGGCTGGGTACGCGACCGCCTGCTGGGCCGGCCGTCGAAGGACATCGACCTCGAGGTGTACGGCCTGTCCGCAGGCGAGCTGCGGGCCCTGCTCGAACGCGTGGGCCGCGTCGACGCGGTCGGTGAGAGCTTCACGGTGTTCAAGGTTGGCGGCGTCGACGTCTCGCTGCCCCGTCGCGAGTCGAAGGTGGGGCGCGGGCACCGCGGCTTCGAGGTGGTCGGCGACCCCTCGCTCCCGCCCGAGGAGGCCGCTCGCCGCCGCGACTTCACCATCAATGCCATCGCATGGGACCCCCTGAGGGACGAACACCTCGACCCGTTCGGCGGGCGCGACGATCTCGCTGGCCGGCGCCTGCGCGCGGTCGACCCGCGCACCTTCGGCGACGACAGCCTCCGTGTCCTGCGCGCGGTCCAGTTCGCGGCGCGCTTCGACCTCGTGATCGATCCGGACACGGAACGCCTCTGCCGCGGTATCCCGCTCGACGACCTGCCCGCGGAGCGCATCTGGGGTGAGGTCGAGAAGCTGCTGCTCGAGGCCGAGCGGCCATCGCGCGGGCTCGCCCTCGCCGACCGGTTGTGCGTCGTCGACGCGCTGTGGCCCGAACTGGCCGCGCTCAAGGGCTGCGAGCAGGAGCCCGAGTGGCACCCCGAGGGCGACGTGTGGGTGCACACGCTGCTCGTCGTCGATTGCGCGCGCGAGCGGCTCGACGGCCTCTCGCGGCCCGAGCGCGTGACCATGATGCTCGGCGCGGTGGCGCACGACCTCGGCAAGCCGGCCACCACGGCGTTCATCGACGGGCGCATTCGCTCGCCCGGCCACGAGGACGCCGGCCTCGAGCCCGCCACGCGCTGGCTCGATGCCCTGAACGTCCACACGATGGAGGGCTACGACGTGCGCCGGCAGGTGCTCGGCCTCGTGGCGCACCACTTGAAGCCAGGGGCCTGGCACAAGGCCGGCCGCGTCAGCGATGGCGCGTTCCGGCGCCTGGCGCTCAAGGTCGACCTCGAACTGCTCGCACGCCTCGCCGAGGCCGACTGCTTCGGACGCTCGGGCACGTTCGACTGCTCGGCGATGCCGTGGTTTCTCGACCGGGCCCGTGCGCTGGGTGTCGAGCACCGCGCACCGGCGCCAATCCTGATGGGTCGGCACGTGCTGGCGCTCGGCATCGCGCCAGGGCCAACCGTGGGGCGCATTCTCTCCGCGGTCTACGAACGCCAGCTCGACGGCGAGGTGCGAACCCTCGACGAGGCCATCAACGCCGCGCGGAGGCTGATCGACGACACCCGGCGCGCGTGA
- a CDS encoding MMPL family transporter translates to MATPTFSERLERLIFGHRPLVVGLFVVATALMAWSASGLRIDAGFAKLLPLKHPYMSTFLKHQQEFGGANRVLVAVMSRNGDMFTPEFFEVLKNVTDEVFFLPGVDRGRVQSLFTPNVRYTEVVEDGIAAGNVIPDDFDTTPEGLEVVRRNILKAGIVGRLVANDFSGAIVSAELMEFDPNTGDRLDFIAVSQEIEARVRQKFDAAALEGSRVEVVVESSPVDIHVIGFSKVVGDIAEGAQRVVLFFLITFVITGLLVYVYSQSHRLSVLVLTCAVVAVIWQLGTITLLGFGMDPMSILVPFLIFAIAVSHGVQMVSANGAEIFDGADSLTAARASFRRLLVPGGIALITDTIGFFTILFIQIQVIQEIAIAASIGVAAIILTNLVLLPVVLSYFQFDDRYREKLHRRARHMEKLWSRFSAVTERGPATAIVAVAALLAAFGLWKGRQVQIGDMHRGVPELRADSRYNQDTEVITSKFSIGVDILNVITETKPEGCVDHAVMTTIDEFSWHLANLPGVQSTIDLPNLAKQLNAGWNEGSPKWRVLSRNQSVLTQSVTYVPTSTGLLNSDCSVMPVMVFTRDHKAATIEQIVGEVKKFEAAHGNPDVSFKLATGNVGVMAATNEAVSAAQWPIMGCVFGAVILLCLISFRSVRGTLCILIPLGVVSVLSYALMAMLEIGLKVSTLPVAALGVGVGVDYGIYLYSRFRSFYRNGDGMRDSYFKTLEVTGNGVLFTGVTLAIGVTTWMFSPLKFQADMGLLLAFLFLANMIGALVLLPALAHFLLGDRRRRHA, encoded by the coding sequence GCCTCGGGCCTGCGCATCGACGCCGGCTTCGCCAAACTGCTGCCGCTGAAGCACCCGTACATGTCGACCTTCCTCAAGCACCAGCAGGAGTTCGGCGGGGCGAACCGGGTGCTCGTGGCCGTGATGTCGCGCAACGGCGACATGTTCACCCCCGAGTTCTTCGAGGTGCTGAAGAACGTCACCGACGAGGTGTTCTTCCTGCCCGGCGTCGACCGGGGGCGGGTGCAGTCGCTCTTCACCCCGAACGTCCGCTACACCGAGGTGGTCGAAGACGGCATCGCGGCCGGCAACGTCATCCCGGACGACTTCGACACGACGCCCGAGGGGCTCGAGGTGGTCCGCCGCAACATCCTCAAGGCGGGCATCGTCGGCCGGCTCGTGGCCAACGACTTCTCCGGCGCGATCGTGAGCGCGGAGTTGATGGAGTTCGACCCGAACACGGGCGACCGGCTCGACTTCATCGCCGTATCGCAGGAGATCGAGGCGCGCGTGCGGCAGAAGTTCGACGCCGCTGCGCTCGAGGGCTCGCGCGTCGAAGTCGTCGTCGAGAGTTCGCCCGTCGACATCCACGTCATCGGCTTCTCGAAGGTGGTGGGTGACATCGCGGAGGGCGCGCAGCGCGTCGTCCTGTTCTTCCTGATCACGTTCGTCATCACCGGCCTGCTCGTCTACGTCTACTCGCAGTCGCACCGCCTGTCGGTGCTCGTCCTGACGTGCGCCGTCGTGGCCGTCATCTGGCAGCTCGGGACCATCACGCTGCTCGGCTTCGGCATGGACCCGATGTCCATCCTGGTGCCGTTTCTCATCTTCGCGATCGCCGTCAGCCACGGCGTCCAGATGGTGAGCGCGAACGGGGCGGAGATCTTCGACGGGGCCGACAGCCTGACGGCCGCGCGCGCGAGCTTCAGGCGCCTGCTCGTGCCGGGCGGCATCGCCCTCATCACCGACACGATCGGGTTCTTCACGATCCTGTTCATCCAGATCCAGGTGATCCAGGAGATCGCCATCGCCGCGAGCATCGGCGTGGCGGCCATCATCCTGACGAACCTCGTGCTGCTGCCGGTCGTGCTCTCCTACTTCCAGTTCGACGACAGGTACCGGGAGAAGCTGCACCGCCGCGCCCGCCACATGGAGAAGCTGTGGTCGCGCTTCTCGGCCGTCACCGAGCGGGGGCCGGCCACGGCCATCGTCGCCGTGGCGGCGCTGCTCGCCGCGTTCGGGCTCTGGAAGGGGCGGCAGGTCCAGATCGGCGACATGCACCGCGGTGTCCCAGAGCTACGGGCCGACTCGCGCTACAACCAGGACACCGAGGTCATCACCTCGAAGTTCTCCATCGGCGTCGACATCCTGAACGTGATCACCGAGACGAAGCCGGAGGGCTGCGTCGACCACGCGGTGATGACGACGATCGACGAGTTCTCGTGGCACCTCGCCAACCTGCCCGGCGTGCAGTCGACCATCGACCTGCCGAATCTCGCCAAGCAGCTCAACGCGGGCTGGAACGAGGGCAGCCCGAAGTGGCGCGTGCTGTCGCGCAACCAGTCGGTGCTGACCCAGTCGGTGACCTACGTGCCGACCTCGACGGGACTGCTGAACTCCGACTGCAGCGTGATGCCCGTGATGGTCTTCACGCGCGACCACAAAGCCGCCACCATCGAGCAGATCGTCGGCGAGGTCAAGAAATTCGAGGCCGCGCACGGCAACCCCGACGTGTCGTTCAAGCTCGCCACCGGGAACGTCGGCGTGATGGCCGCGACCAACGAGGCCGTGTCGGCCGCGCAGTGGCCGATCATGGGCTGCGTCTTCGGCGCGGTGATCCTGCTGTGCCTGATCTCGTTCCGATCGGTGCGCGGCACGCTCTGCATCCTGATCCCGCTCGGCGTGGTCTCAGTGCTCTCGTACGCGCTGATGGCGATGCTCGAGATCGGCCTCAAGGTGAGCACCCTGCCGGTCGCGGCGCTCGGCGTCGGCGTCGGCGTCGACTACGGCATCTACCTGTACAGCCGGTTCCGCTCGTTCTACCGCAACGGCGACGGGATGCGCGACAGCTACTTCAAGACGCTCGAGGTCACGGGCAACGGCGTGCTCTTCACGGGGGTGACGCTGGCGATTGGCGTGACGACCTGGATGTTCTCGCCGCTGAAGTTCCAGGCAGACATGGGCCTGCTGCTGGCCTTCCTGTTCCTGGCGAACATGATCGGCGCGCTGGTGCTGCTGCCGGCGCTGGCCCACTTCCTGCTCGGCGACCGGCGTCGCCGCCACGCCTGA